Proteins from one Bacteroides mediterraneensis genomic window:
- the mutS gene encoding DNA mismatch repair protein MutS: MMKQYFDLKAKHPDAIMLFRCGDFYETYSEDAVAAAEILGITLTKRANGQSKTVEMAGFPHHALDTYLPKLIRAGRRVAICDQLEDPKTTKKLVKRGITELVTPGVAINDNVLSYKENNFLAAVYFGKTACGISFLDISTGEFLTSEGPTDYIDKLLNNFAPKEVLFERGKKPMFEGNFGNKFFTFELEDWVFNETSAREKLLKHFETKNLKGFGVENLHNGIIASGAILQYLDMTQHYQIGHITSLSRIEEDRYVRLDKFTVRSLELIDSMNEGGTSLLDIIDHTISPMGARMLKRWIVFPLKDIKPINERLDVVEFFFKEPDFKDFIEEKLHLIGDLERLSSKAAVGRISPREVVQLKTALQAIEPIKNACLNADNESLRRIGEQLNLCASIRDKIAKEINNDPPLLVNKGGVIADGVNAELDELRKIAYSGKDYLLQIQQRESELTGIPSLKIAYNNVFGYYIEVRNTHKDKVPAEWIRKQTLVNAERYITQELKEYEEKILGAEDKILILETRLYNELVTDLAEFIPAIQINATQIARLDCLLSFANVARTNKYIRPNVVDDDVLDIRQGRHPVIEKQLPPGEKYIANDVYLDTEEQQIIIITGPNMAGKSALLRQTALITLMAQIGCFVPAESAHIGLVDKIFTRVGASDNISVGESTFMVEMNEAANILNNISPRSLVLFDELGRGTSTYDGISIAWAIVEHIHEHKKARARTLFATHYHELNDMEGQFKRIKNYNVSVKEVDNKVIFLRKLERGGSAHSFGIHVAKMAGMPKSIVKRADEILHQLEAENRQEGISAKPQPAKQASSDGIQLSFFQLDDPVLCQIRDEILNLDVNNLTPLEALNKLNDIKKIVKGR, translated from the coding sequence ATGATGAAACAATATTTTGATTTAAAAGCCAAACACCCGGATGCTATCATGCTTTTCCGGTGCGGAGACTTTTATGAAACTTATTCCGAAGATGCCGTGGCAGCAGCCGAGATTCTGGGAATCACTTTAACAAAACGTGCCAACGGACAAAGCAAGACAGTAGAAATGGCTGGATTTCCTCACCATGCCCTCGATACGTACTTGCCCAAGCTGATTCGTGCCGGACGAAGAGTAGCTATCTGCGACCAGCTGGAAGACCCGAAAACCACGAAAAAACTCGTCAAACGTGGAATTACGGAACTGGTGACTCCCGGTGTGGCCATCAACGACAATGTGTTGTCGTACAAAGAAAACAACTTCCTGGCTGCCGTGTATTTCGGCAAGACAGCCTGCGGTATTTCCTTTCTCGACATATCAACCGGTGAATTCCTCACTTCCGAAGGGCCTACCGATTATATTGACAAACTTCTGAACAACTTCGCACCGAAAGAGGTGCTTTTCGAACGGGGTAAAAAGCCTATGTTCGAAGGCAACTTCGGCAACAAGTTCTTCACGTTCGAACTAGAGGACTGGGTGTTCAATGAGACTTCTGCCCGGGAAAAGTTACTGAAGCACTTCGAAACCAAGAACCTCAAAGGTTTCGGAGTGGAAAATCTACACAATGGCATCATTGCTTCCGGAGCCATTCTTCAGTACCTCGACATGACCCAGCATTACCAGATTGGACACATCACGTCACTCTCCCGTATCGAAGAAGACCGCTACGTGCGACTGGATAAATTTACCGTACGCAGTCTGGAACTGATTGACAGCATGAACGAAGGGGGTACTTCCCTACTGGACATCATCGACCATACCATCAGCCCGATGGGAGCCAGAATGCTGAAACGCTGGATTGTCTTCCCTCTAAAAGATATCAAACCCATCAACGAACGGCTGGATGTGGTGGAATTCTTTTTTAAGGAACCGGATTTCAAGGATTTCATCGAAGAGAAACTGCATCTGATAGGCGACTTGGAACGACTCAGTTCGAAAGCAGCCGTAGGACGTATCTCACCTCGTGAAGTGGTACAGCTGAAAACAGCCCTTCAGGCTATTGAGCCGATAAAAAATGCCTGTCTGAATGCTGACAATGAGAGTCTGCGCCGTATTGGCGAGCAACTGAATCTTTGTGCTTCCATCCGCGACAAGATTGCCAAGGAAATAAACAATGACCCTCCCCTGCTGGTCAATAAAGGCGGGGTGATTGCCGACGGTGTCAACGCAGAACTGGATGAACTGCGCAAGATTGCGTATTCCGGCAAAGACTACCTGCTGCAAATCCAGCAACGGGAAAGTGAGCTGACAGGTATTCCTAGCTTGAAAATCGCTTACAACAACGTATTCGGTTACTATATCGAAGTACGAAATACCCACAAGGACAAGGTACCGGCCGAATGGATACGCAAGCAGACACTGGTCAACGCGGAACGTTACATCACGCAGGAACTGAAAGAATATGAAGAAAAGATTTTAGGAGCGGAAGACAAGATTCTGATTCTGGAAACCCGATTGTATAACGAACTGGTTACCGACCTGGCAGAATTTATCCCGGCCATCCAAATCAACGCCACACAGATAGCCCGGCTGGACTGTCTGCTGTCGTTTGCCAACGTGGCCCGGACCAATAAGTACATTCGCCCGAATGTGGTGGATGACGATGTACTCGACATCCGTCAGGGACGCCATCCGGTGATTGAGAAACAGCTTCCTCCGGGAGAAAAATACATAGCCAACGATGTGTACCTCGACACGGAAGAGCAGCAGATTATCATCATTACGGGACCGAACATGGCCGGTAAGTCTGCCCTGCTCCGTCAGACAGCCCTAATCACCCTCATGGCACAAATCGGTTGTTTCGTACCTGCCGAGAGTGCCCACATCGGACTGGTGGACAAGATTTTCACCCGTGTGGGAGCCAGCGACAACATTTCCGTGGGCGAATCTACTTTCATGGTCGAGATGAATGAGGCAGCCAATATCCTGAACAACATCTCCCCACGAAGTCTGGTACTTTTCGACGAACTGGGTAGAGGAACTTCCACCTACGACGGTATTTCCATTGCCTGGGCCATTGTGGAACACATCCATGAACATAAGAAAGCCCGGGCTCGTACGTTGTTTGCCACCCACTACCACGAACTGAATGATATGGAAGGACAGTTCAAGCGCATCAAAAACTACAACGTGTCGGTCAAGGAAGTGGACAACAAGGTGATTTTCCTCCGCAAACTGGAACGCGGCGGAAGTGCGCACTCCTTCGGTATCCATGTGGCCAAAATGGCAGGTATGCCGAAATCCATCGTGAAACGCGCCGATGAAATCCTGCATCAGCTGGAAGCAGAAAACCGCCAGGAAGGAATTTCCGCAAAGCCGCAACCGGCCAAACAGGCTTCTTCCGACGGAATACAGTTGAGTTTCTTTCAACTGGACGACCCCGTACTGTGCCAGATTCGCGATGAAATCCTGAACCTGGACGTGAATAACCTCACCCCACTGGAGGCACTGAACAAACTGAATGACATTAAAAAAATAGTAAAAGGAAGATAA
- a CDS encoding radical SAM protein: MSTIIYPAPIFGPIHSRRLGVSLGINLLPADGKFCTFDCIYCECGYNKDFRPKQKVQTREAVREALEKRLAEMKENGPFPDVLTFAGNGEPTANPYFPEIIDDTLALRDKYFPNAKVSVLSNSTFIHHPKVFAALNKVDNNILKLDTVDPDYIQTVDRPTGNYQVEDIIEGLKAFHGNLIIQTIFLKGTTDEGKDVDNTTDKYVLPWLEAIKQIRPRQVMVYTIDRETPDRKLQKATHEELDRIVRLVKEAGIEASASY; this comes from the coding sequence ATGTCAACTATTATTTATCCGGCCCCTATCTTCGGCCCCATCCACAGTCGCCGTCTGGGCGTATCGCTTGGTATTAACCTGCTTCCCGCCGACGGCAAATTCTGTACGTTCGACTGCATTTATTGTGAATGTGGATACAACAAAGACTTTCGTCCGAAACAGAAAGTGCAAACCCGTGAAGCCGTGCGTGAAGCACTCGAAAAACGCCTGGCTGAAATGAAGGAAAACGGTCCGTTTCCCGATGTACTGACCTTTGCCGGCAATGGGGAACCGACGGCCAATCCGTATTTCCCGGAAATCATTGACGACACCCTGGCTTTGCGCGACAAGTATTTTCCCAATGCCAAAGTCAGCGTATTGAGCAACTCTACTTTTATCCACCATCCAAAGGTCTTTGCAGCCCTGAACAAAGTGGACAATAACATTCTGAAACTGGATACGGTAGACCCGGACTATATACAGACCGTTGACCGACCGACCGGAAATTATCAGGTAGAAGATATCATTGAAGGTCTGAAGGCTTTCCACGGCAACCTGATTATCCAGACAATTTTCCTGAAAGGTACTACCGACGAAGGTAAAGATGTGGACAATACCACCGACAAGTATGTACTGCCTTGGCTGGAAGCCATCAAACAGATTCGTCCCCGTCAGGTGATGGTCTATACCATCGACCGGGAAACCCCTGACCGGAAACTCCAGAAAGCCACTCACGAGGAATTGGACCGCATTGTCCGGCTGGTAAAAGAAGCCGGCATCGAAGCCAGTGCTTCTTATTGA
- a CDS encoding RNA degradosome polyphosphate kinase, protein MVTRNRKKEKPYLERDISWMYFNRRILQEATRSHVPLLERMAFLGIYSNNLDEFFRVRVASQNRIAECMDKSAVKEREKAKKLLKQIGKLNARYVKDYEEAVSTVTQELKKENIYLVSDSEVTPEQLQFIQSFYKEKLNGFIVPVWFSAIKLLDCENDENIYLAVKVSKNGSKPSPDYAFLELPVNICGRFVQLPDHENKSYLMYLDDVIRCCLPLVFEGLGYDKFEAYAFKFTRDAEMEIDNDLRTGTLQKISKGVKSRKRGEPLRVIYDNHMPKDLLKRVLKKLDLDSLDTVIESGRYQNHKDLMKFPDCGHSNLKYPKWPPILKKELDGPESLLKKIQQKDRFIHVPYHSFDSFIRVLQEAAVSKQVTSIKITLYRLAKESKVVKALIGAARNGKKVTVVIELLARFDEASNINWSKKMQDAGIKVIFGVEGLKVHSKITHIGMKTGPDIACISTGNFHEGNARMYTDCMLMTAYPKLVKDVNQVFEFIERPYTPIRFKELLVSPNEMKNKFITLINNEIKNKKAGKPAYIKIKINHITDPIMVNKLYEASEAGVDIDLVVRGNCSLITDIPDLSTHIRIHGIIDRYLEHSRIFIFANGGEEKIFLGSADWMPRNLDHRIEVITPVYDPAIKGEMKRIVEYGLKDTLQGRVVDGLGDNQFWSEEGQETPFRSQEALYNYYLAENSEE, encoded by the coding sequence ATGGTAACAAGAAATAGAAAAAAAGAAAAGCCTTATTTGGAAAGAGACATCAGCTGGATGTACTTTAACCGCAGGATTCTGCAAGAAGCAACCCGTAGCCATGTGCCCTTGCTGGAACGGATGGCATTTCTTGGCATCTATTCCAACAACTTGGATGAGTTTTTCCGGGTAAGAGTGGCTTCTCAGAACCGTATTGCCGAGTGCATGGATAAATCGGCTGTCAAAGAACGGGAGAAAGCCAAAAAACTGCTTAAACAGATTGGAAAACTGAATGCACGCTATGTAAAAGACTATGAAGAGGCGGTAAGCACGGTTACGCAGGAATTGAAAAAGGAAAATATCTACCTGGTATCCGATTCGGAAGTCACTCCCGAACAGCTGCAGTTTATCCAGTCTTTCTACAAAGAGAAACTGAACGGGTTCATCGTGCCGGTATGGTTCTCGGCCATCAAGCTGCTGGACTGTGAAAACGACGAAAACATTTACCTGGCTGTGAAGGTGAGCAAAAATGGCAGCAAACCCTCCCCGGACTATGCCTTTCTGGAACTTCCGGTCAATATCTGTGGCCGTTTCGTACAGCTGCCCGACCATGAGAACAAGAGTTACCTGATGTATCTAGACGATGTCATCCGCTGCTGCCTCCCGTTGGTTTTCGAAGGACTGGGTTACGACAAGTTTGAAGCTTATGCCTTCAAGTTTACCCGCGATGCGGAAATGGAAATCGACAACGACCTGCGCACGGGTACCCTTCAGAAAATCTCCAAAGGGGTAAAGAGCCGCAAAAGAGGCGAACCGCTCCGTGTGATTTACGATAATCACATGCCGAAGGACCTGTTGAAAAGGGTGTTGAAAAAGCTCGACCTCGACAGCCTGGATACGGTGATTGAAAGCGGACGCTATCAGAACCACAAGGATTTGATGAAATTCCCCGACTGTGGACACAGCAACCTGAAATATCCGAAATGGCCGCCTATCCTGAAGAAGGAACTAGACGGTCCGGAAAGCCTGTTGAAAAAAATCCAGCAGAAAGACCGTTTCATCCACGTGCCTTACCATAGCTTCGACTCGTTTATCCGGGTGTTGCAGGAAGCAGCCGTGAGCAAACAGGTCACAAGCATCAAAATCACACTCTACCGTCTGGCCAAGGAATCGAAGGTGGTAAAAGCACTTATCGGGGCAGCCCGCAACGGTAAGAAGGTGACCGTAGTCATCGAACTGCTGGCCCGCTTTGACGAGGCTTCCAATATCAACTGGTCGAAGAAGATGCAGGATGCAGGCATCAAGGTGATTTTCGGAGTGGAAGGCCTGAAAGTGCACTCCAAAATTACGCACATCGGCATGAAGACCGGTCCGGATATCGCTTGCATCAGCACGGGTAACTTCCACGAAGGAAATGCCCGGATGTACACCGACTGTATGTTGATGACAGCTTACCCGAAACTGGTAAAGGATGTCAATCAGGTATTCGAGTTCATCGAACGTCCTTACACGCCAATCCGGTTCAAGGAACTTCTCGTTTCGCCCAACGAAATGAAGAACAAGTTCATCACCCTCATCAACAACGAAATCAAGAACAAGAAAGCGGGAAAACCTGCGTACATCAAGATAAAAATCAACCACATTACCGACCCGATTATGGTCAACAAACTGTATGAGGCTTCCGAAGCGGGTGTGGACATCGACCTGGTAGTACGTGGCAACTGTTCTCTGATAACCGATATTCCGGACCTCAGCACACACATCCGGATTCACGGTATCATCGACCGCTACCTGGAACATTCGCGTATCTTCATCTTCGCCAACGGAGGAGAAGAGAAAATATTCCTGGGTTCTGCCGACTGGATGCCGCGCAACCTCGACCACCGTATCGAGGTGATTACGCCAGTATATGACCCGGCCATCAAGGGCGAAATGAAACGGATTGTGGAATATGGATTGAAAGATACGTTGCAGGGACGTGTGGTAGACGGGCTGGGCGACAATCAGTTCTGGAGCGAAGAGGGACAGGAAACTCCTTTCCGTTCACAGGAGGCACTCTACAATTACTACTTGGCCGAAAATTCCGAAGAATAA
- a CDS encoding glycosyltransferase family protein, whose protein sequence is MRVLFIVQGEGRGHLTQAISMEKLLRSNGHEVVEVLVGKSESRRLPGFFSRNIQAPIKQFISPNFLPTHANKRVNLTRSVLYNLLKLPEYAESISFIHHQIKETEADLVLNFYELLTGLTYLFFRPSVPQICIGHQYLFLHPQFKLPKKNKGSLFMLNFFTRLTALGASQKLALSFRAMPQDKHQHISVVPPLLRQDVLQQESQPGDYIHGYMLNAGFSENILQWHQKHPEVPLRFFWDHWEEEPVKKVDDTLSFYQLDDTEFLRQMAGCKAYASTAGFESVCEAMYLGKPILMVPAHIEQECNALDALQNGAGIIDRNFNLSNLLRFAQTYKSNRLFGEWVKSAEYIILNEIERFAPQNTLQGMYMVEEFV, encoded by the coding sequence ATGAGAGTGTTGTTTATTGTACAAGGAGAAGGACGCGGCCATCTCACACAGGCCATATCCATGGAGAAGTTGCTCCGAAGCAACGGACACGAAGTGGTGGAAGTGCTCGTAGGAAAAAGTGAATCCAGAAGACTCCCCGGTTTTTTCAGCCGGAACATCCAGGCACCTATCAAACAGTTCATCAGCCCGAATTTCCTGCCCACACACGCCAACAAGCGGGTGAACCTGACCAGAAGTGTGCTATATAACCTGCTGAAACTTCCTGAATACGCGGAAAGTATCTCTTTCATTCATCATCAAATCAAGGAAACAGAGGCCGACCTGGTCCTCAATTTTTATGAACTGCTCACCGGACTGACTTATCTCTTCTTCCGCCCGTCGGTGCCTCAAATCTGCATCGGACACCAGTATCTGTTCCTGCACCCGCAGTTCAAATTGCCCAAGAAAAACAAAGGAAGTCTGTTCATGCTCAATTTCTTCACCCGGCTGACGGCACTGGGAGCTTCGCAGAAACTGGCCCTCTCCTTCCGGGCCATGCCACAAGACAAACATCAGCATATCAGTGTAGTGCCTCCCCTGTTGCGTCAGGACGTGCTGCAACAGGAAAGCCAGCCGGGCGATTACATCCACGGCTACATGTTGAATGCCGGATTCTCGGAAAACATTCTCCAATGGCATCAGAAGCATCCGGAGGTGCCCTTGCGTTTCTTCTGGGACCACTGGGAAGAAGAGCCGGTGAAAAAGGTCGATGACACCCTCTCCTTCTACCAGCTCGACGACACGGAATTCCTGCGTCAGATGGCGGGATGCAAGGCCTATGCCAGCACAGCCGGATTTGAATCCGTGTGCGAAGCCATGTACCTCGGAAAACCCATCCTGATGGTACCGGCTCATATCGAGCAGGAATGTAATGCCCTTGATGCCCTGCAGAACGGCGCCGGCATTATCGACCGGAATTTCAACCTGAGCAACCTGTTGCGCTTCGCACAGACCTATAAATCCAACCGGCTATTCGGCGAATGGGTAAAGTCGGCCGAATACATCATACTGAATGAAATAGAGCGTTTTGCACCGCAAAATACCCTGCAAGGCATGTACATGGTTGAGGAGTTTGTGTAA
- a CDS encoding lysine exporter LysO family protein, whose amino-acid sequence MKGSILILVFFLMGCLIGYFYTIGFDIHEMSVKVLYVLMLLLGINLGGNQDLKGFIAQFNFKMLLVPMGTVTGTFLFSAIAGFILSQWSVFDCMAVGSGFAYYSISSVLITQLKTPSMGLQVATELGTIALLANIFREMTALVGAPFIRKYFGRLAPISAAGIGSSDILLAAITKYSGKDAIPLAILHGILINLSVPFFVSLFCKL is encoded by the coding sequence GTGAAGGGTAGTATTTTAATTTTGGTGTTTTTCCTGATGGGATGTCTGATTGGCTATTTTTATACCATCGGATTCGACATTCATGAAATGTCCGTAAAGGTTCTTTATGTATTAATGCTTCTGCTAGGAATCAATTTGGGAGGCAACCAGGACTTAAAAGGATTTATCGCGCAATTTAATTTCAAGATGCTGCTCGTTCCTATGGGCACAGTCACAGGTACTTTTCTTTTCTCGGCCATTGCAGGCTTTATTCTGAGCCAATGGAGCGTATTCGACTGCATGGCCGTAGGCAGTGGATTTGCTTATTATTCTATCTCATCAGTCCTTATCACCCAGCTCAAAACACCGAGCATGGGACTGCAAGTAGCTACAGAACTGGGAACAATAGCTTTACTTGCCAATATTTTCCGTGAAATGACGGCATTGGTCGGTGCGCCTTTCATCCGAAAATATTTTGGACGCCTGGCTCCCATTTCGGCAGCAGGTATCGGGTCTTCCGACATACTGCTGGCAGCCATTACCAAATATTCCGGCAAAGACGCCATCCCATTGGCCATTCTGCATGGTATTCTGATCAACCTTAGCGTACCTTTTTTTGTCTCATTATTTTGTAAGCTGTAA
- a CDS encoding type II toxin-antitoxin system HicB family antitoxin, protein METNGSKYVVECTPDGQYYAYLSNHEQCFAYGETEEEALENLEDAAEEFYGEINSIFYIEDIA, encoded by the coding sequence ATGGAAACTAATGGAAGTAAATATGTAGTGGAATGCACTCCAGACGGACAATATTATGCTTATCTGTCCAATCACGAGCAATGCTTTGCCTACGGCGAGACGGAAGAAGAAGCGCTGGAGAACCTGGAAGACGCTGCAGAAGAATTTTATGGCGAAATCAATTCTATTTTCTATATCGAAGACATAGCCTGA
- a CDS encoding flavin reductase family protein — translation MKKISVSELKDNMFDAIGKEWMLVTAGTPEKFNMMTASWGGTGILWGKPVAFIFIRPERYTYEFIEKGDTLTLSFLGEAHRDIHKICGSQSGRDIDKVAASGLKPYVTENGNIAYEQARLVLECKKLYADFIDADNFVDKLLINRWYGEGNGGFHKMYILEIQNVFVE, via the coding sequence ATGAAGAAAATTAGTGTGTCCGAATTGAAGGACAATATGTTTGATGCCATTGGCAAGGAGTGGATGCTGGTGACTGCCGGCACGCCTGAAAAGTTTAACATGATGACGGCCAGCTGGGGAGGTACCGGTATCTTGTGGGGAAAACCGGTGGCATTTATTTTTATCCGTCCCGAACGTTATACCTACGAGTTCATTGAAAAGGGCGATACATTGACCCTGTCTTTCCTGGGAGAAGCGCATCGGGACATACATAAAATTTGTGGAAGCCAATCGGGTAGGGACATCGATAAAGTAGCTGCTTCCGGCCTGAAACCGTATGTGACGGAAAATGGGAACATTGCTTATGAACAGGCTCGCCTGGTATTGGAGTGCAAGAAGCTGTATGCCGATTTCATAGATGCTGATAACTTTGTGGATAAGTTGTTGATAAACCGTTGGTACGGAGAAGGGAATGGAGGATTTCATAAGATGTATATTCTTGAAATACAGAATGTTTTTGTAGAATAA
- a CDS encoding LysO family transporter, with protein MFTFISIMAVGVLIGYPLRRKQSIHKIPVLIQTMVCLLLFILGLSIGTNKLIIGNLSYFCQQAALISLLSLLGSSVAALLVSHFFFKKGANREG; from the coding sequence ATGTTCACTTTTATTTCTATAATGGCCGTAGGAGTCCTTATAGGCTATCCTTTACGCCGTAAACAAAGCATACATAAAATACCCGTACTGATACAAACCATGGTTTGTCTGTTACTTTTTATTTTGGGACTGTCTATCGGGACAAACAAGCTTATCATTGGAAACCTGAGTTATTTCTGCCAGCAGGCAGCCCTCATCTCCCTGCTAAGTCTGCTGGGAAGCTCTGTAGCCGCCCTCCTTGTATCACACTTTTTCTTCAAGAAAGGAGCAAATCGTGAAGGGTAG
- a CDS encoding UDP-2,3-diacylglucosamine diphosphatase, with product MEDRPYYRTIVVSDIHLGTTHSKVDQISDFLSRVDCGRLILNGDIIDGWHLQKSGISKWKPAHTHFFKIIMKMMEKHGTEIIYIRGNHDDFLDNLAPLQFANLTITKDYILESNGKHYFVTHGDVFDKVTTQMKWLAKLGDMGYTLLLWLNSQYNRYRVKKGKPYFSLSQAIKQKVKSAVSYISDFENVLVDFARSRQCEGVICGHIHHPENRMINHIHYLNSGDWVETMSALTEDENGVWKVVYYTELAQQADREKENNVIPFIPIAS from the coding sequence ATGGAAGATAGACCTTATTACCGAACCATCGTGGTTTCGGATATCCACCTGGGGACCACCCATTCAAAGGTGGATCAAATCAGCGATTTTCTGAGCAGAGTCGATTGCGGACGGCTGATTCTGAACGGTGACATCATCGACGGATGGCACTTGCAGAAATCGGGTATCAGCAAATGGAAGCCGGCACATACGCATTTCTTCAAAATTATCATGAAGATGATGGAAAAGCATGGCACGGAAATCATTTACATCCGCGGAAACCATGATGACTTTCTGGACAACCTTGCCCCGCTGCAATTTGCCAATCTGACCATCACGAAAGATTATATACTGGAAAGCAACGGCAAGCATTATTTCGTGACGCACGGCGATGTGTTCGACAAGGTGACCACCCAGATGAAATGGCTGGCCAAACTCGGCGACATGGGCTATACGCTGCTGCTGTGGCTCAACAGCCAGTATAACCGCTACCGGGTGAAAAAAGGTAAACCTTACTTCTCGCTCTCGCAGGCCATCAAGCAGAAAGTGAAATCGGCCGTGTCTTATATTTCCGACTTTGAAAACGTGCTGGTGGATTTCGCCCGCAGCCGCCAATGTGAAGGAGTGATTTGCGGCCACATTCATCATCCGGAAAACCGCATGATCAACCACATCCATTACCTGAATTCGGGCGACTGGGTGGAAACGATGTCGGCCTTGACGGAAGATGAAAACGGGGTGTGGAAAGTGGTGTACTACACCGAACTGGCACAGCAAGCCGACAGGGAAAAAGAAAATAATGTCATACCTTTCATACCGATTGCCTCATGA
- a CDS encoding Ppx/GppA family phosphatase, with product MDNLIKNCETYYGAIDIGSNAVRLLIKCVEEDEQGKAFFSKVLLLRVPLRLGFDVFAMGKIAEKKEKNMLRLMKVFRHLMKIYDVEDYRACATSAMRDAKNGKAIIKRIEKKTGIRIEIIDGQEEARMIYNNHIECMEDRNGNYMYVDVGGGSTEINLLSQGTLVCSRSYNIGTVRILNNAVKDTEWERLKTDMQELAASYPGTNIIGSGGNINKLYRLAEKKDKKKQRITVEVLHKLHDELKSLSVEERMEKYQLKPDRADVIVPAGDIFLTIADIIHATYIYVPVIGLADGIIDGLYASHLEEAQPLVKDNTPEKQTDTPEEVNQ from the coding sequence ATGGACAATCTCATAAAAAATTGCGAAACTTATTATGGAGCCATTGATATCGGTTCCAATGCGGTGAGGTTACTCATCAAGTGTGTAGAGGAAGACGAGCAGGGCAAGGCTTTTTTCTCGAAGGTACTCCTGCTTCGTGTCCCCCTTCGTCTGGGATTCGATGTGTTTGCCATGGGCAAGATTGCCGAGAAAAAAGAAAAGAACATGCTGCGCCTGATGAAGGTGTTCCGCCATCTGATGAAAATCTACGACGTAGAAGACTATCGCGCCTGCGCCACTTCTGCCATGCGGGATGCCAAGAACGGAAAAGCCATCATCAAACGGATTGAGAAGAAGACGGGTATCCGTATCGAAATCATCGACGGACAGGAAGAGGCCCGGATGATTTACAACAACCACATTGAATGTATGGAAGACCGTAACGGAAACTACATGTATGTAGATGTAGGTGGTGGTAGTACGGAAATCAACCTGCTTTCGCAAGGTACACTGGTGTGCAGCCGCTCGTACAACATCGGTACGGTCCGTATCCTGAACAATGCCGTGAAAGATACGGAATGGGAACGGTTGAAGACCGACATGCAGGAACTGGCTGCTTCCTATCCGGGCACCAACATCATCGGTTCGGGTGGAAACATCAACAAACTGTACCGCCTGGCAGAAAAGAAGGACAAGAAGAAACAAAGAATCACTGTAGAAGTATTGCATAAACTGCATGATGAACTGAAAAGTCTGTCCGTAGAGGAACGCATGGAGAAATACCAGCTGAAACCCGACCGGGCGGATGTCATCGTACCGGCAGGAGATATTTTCCTGACCATTGCCGACATCATTCATGCCACTTATATCTATGTGCCTGTCATCGGTCTGGCCGACGGTATCATCGACGGTTTATATGCCAGTCACCTGGAAGAGGCACAACCGCTAGTAAAAGACAATACACCCGAAAAGCAAACAGACACTCCGGAAGAAGTGAATCAATAA